The Oncorhynchus masou masou isolate Uvic2021 chromosome 31, UVic_Omas_1.1, whole genome shotgun sequence genome includes a region encoding these proteins:
- the LOC135524714 gene encoding uncharacterized protein DDB_G0271670-like produces SSSSSSSSTSSSSSSSSTSSSSSSSSTSSSSSSTSSSSSSSSSASSSSSSASSSSSSASSSSSSASSSAASSSSSSTSSSSSSSASSSSSSSASSSLSSSSSSSTSSSSSASSSSAASSSSASSSSAASSSSASSSSSSASSSSSSASSSSSSSSTSSSSSSSTSSSSSSSASSSSSSTSSSSSSSTSSSSSSSSASSSSSSASSSSSSASSSSSSTSSSSSSSASSSSSSASSSSSSASSSSSASSSSSASSSSSSASSSSSSASSSSASSSSAASSSSASSSSSPASSSSSSASSSSSSASSSSSS; encoded by the exons tcttcttcttcttcttcatcctctacttcttcttcttcttcatcatcctctacttcttcttcttcttcatcatcctctacttcttcttcttcatcctctacttcttcttcttcatcttcttcttcctctgcttcttcttcttcttcctctgcttcttcttcttcatcctctgcttcttcttcttcatcctctgcttcttcttctgctgcttcttcttcttcatcctctacttcttcttcttcttcatcctctgcttcttcttcttcttcatcctctgcttcttcttc tttatcttcttcttcttcatcctctacttcttcttcatcctctgcttcttcttcttctgctgcttcttcttcctctgcttcttcttcttctgctgcttcttcttcctctgcttcttcttcttcatcctctgcttcttcttcttcatcctctgcttcttcttcttcttcttcatcctctacttcttcttcttcttcatcctctacttcttcttcttcttcatcctctgcttcttcttcttcatcctctacttcttcttcttcttcatcctctacttcttcttcatcttcttcatcctctgcttcttcttcttcatcctctgcttcttcttcttcatcctctgcttcttcttcttcatcctctacttcttcttcttcatcatcctctgcttcttcttcatcatcctctgcttcttcttcttcatcctctgcttcttcttcttcttctgcttcttcttcttcctctgcttcttcttcttcatcctctgcttcttcttcttcatcctctgcttcttcttcctctgcttcttcttcttctgctgcttcttcttcctctgcttcttcttcttcttctcctgcttcttcttcttcatcctctgcttcttcttcttcatcctctgcttcttcttcttcatcctct
- the LOC135524863 gene encoding glutamic acid-rich protein-like, whose product MKKKQVEDEEEVEDEEEEEVVEDEEEEVEDEEEAEDEEEEAEEEAEDEEEEEVEDEEEEEVEDEEEEVEDEEEEVEDEEEEVEDEEEEAEEEEEEAEDEEEEEAEDEEEAEDEEEAEDEEEEAVDEEEA is encoded by the coding sequence atgaagaagaagcaggtagaggatgaagaagaagtagaggatgaagaagaggaagaagtagtagaggatgaagaagaagaagtagaggatgaagaagaagcagaggatgaagaagaagaagcagaggaagaagcagaggatgaagaagaagaagaagtagaggatgaagaagaagaagaagtagaggatgaagaagaagaagtagaggatgaagaagaagaagtagaggatgaagaagaagaagtagaggatgaagaagaagaagcagaggaagaagaagaagaagcagaggatgaagaagaagaagaagcagaggatgaagaagaagcagaggatgaagaagaagcagaggatgaagaagaagaagcagtggatgaagaagaagca